One Sodalis praecaptivus DNA segment encodes these proteins:
- a CDS encoding ferritin-like domain-containing protein: MNVKTLEDLFIHSLSDVYSAEKQITKALPKMARAATEPQLIEGFKLHLEETQGQIERLDKLVEVTPGVKIKRMKCMAMEGLVEESQEIIEEVEKGPVRDAGLIGAAQKVEHYEIATYGTLSTLAGLLGYSEAKTLLDETLQEEKATDVKLSKLATGGVNSKAGKR, from the coding sequence ATGAACGTTAAGACCCTGGAAGATTTATTTATTCATTCTCTCTCCGATGTTTATAGTGCGGAGAAACAGATCACCAAAGCGCTGCCTAAAATGGCCCGAGCCGCTACCGAACCGCAGTTAATTGAGGGATTTAAATTACATTTGGAAGAAACGCAGGGACAAATCGAACGACTCGACAAATTGGTGGAAGTGACGCCGGGCGTTAAAATAAAGCGTATGAAATGTATGGCGATGGAAGGGTTAGTCGAGGAATCGCAGGAAATTATCGAGGAAGTGGAAAAAGGCCCCGTGCGTGATGCCGGCTTAATTGGCGCCGCGCAGAAGGTTGAGCACTATGAAATCGCTACTTACGGTACCTTGAGTACTTTAGCCGGGTTGCTAGGCTACAGTGAGGCAAAAACACTTCTCGACGAGACCCTTCAGGAAGAAAAGGCCACCGATGTGAAATTATCAAAGCTCGCCACCGGTGGCGTTAACAGTAAAGCCGGCAAGAGATAA
- a CDS encoding DUF421 domain-containing protein has translation MDMVLRAGFIYILLIVVFRISGRRTLLEMNSFDFILLLIISEACQQAILGEDFSLVGAAIAIVTLIVMDIALSFLKGKSQLVWLAMDGPPVLLIDDGKILELRMKKMNISHDDLLTSARKSDGILSLERIRYAILEQNGKITIIPKEDN, from the coding sequence ATGGATATGGTATTACGTGCGGGATTTATTTATATACTGTTAATTGTCGTTTTTCGTATTTCCGGCCGGCGCACCTTGCTGGAAATGAACAGTTTCGACTTCATTTTGCTATTGATAATCAGTGAAGCCTGCCAACAGGCCATTTTGGGCGAGGACTTCTCATTGGTGGGCGCCGCTATCGCTATCGTCACGTTAATCGTAATGGATATTGCATTATCTTTTCTTAAAGGCAAATCTCAGTTGGTCTGGTTGGCAATGGACGGACCACCGGTACTGCTCATCGATGACGGTAAAATCCTTGAACTCCGAATGAAAAAAATGAATATCAGTCACGATGATTTATTAACCAGCGCCCGCAAATCAGACGGAATATTGTCGCTGGAGCGCATTCGCTACGCGATACTTGAACAAAATGGCAAAATTACCATCATTCCGAAGGAGGATAACTAA
- a CDS encoding glucose PTS transporter subunit EIIB, translated as MLNIVEFVRFVRERMHQAQHPEPGDPDLAALIAALGGRWNIREVDACITRLRVTVKDLAKVNSGTIQSLGALGVIILGHQVQAIFGKRSDNLKRELEERFGLDETAK; from the coding sequence ATGCTAAATATTGTTGAGTTTGTCCGTTTTGTTCGTGAAAGAATGCATCAGGCCCAGCATCCGGAGCCGGGCGATCCGGATCTCGCTGCATTGATTGCCGCCCTCGGCGGGCGGTGGAATATCCGTGAAGTGGATGCCTGTATCACTCGGCTGCGGGTGACGGTCAAGGATTTAGCTAAAGTGAACAGCGGCACCATTCAGAGTCTGGGGGCGCTGGGGGTGATCATTTTGGGGCATCAAGTGCAGGCCATCTTCGGCAAGCGTTCCGACAATCTAAAGCGGGAATTGGAAGAGCGCTTCGGTTTGGATGAGACCGCAAAATAA
- a CDS encoding dihydroxyacetone kinase subunit DhaK, whose amino-acid sequence MSKFFMNTRNALVNDAIEGTIVGSRWQNLVQLDVDPFIRVVVRKEWQKDRVALISGGGSGHEPAHVGFVGKGMLTAAVCGDIFASPSVDAVLSAILAVTGEPGCLLIVKNYTGDRLNFGLAAEKAKRLGYRVELVMVDDDISLPDNKQPRGIAGTALIHKIAGYAAEQGLTLAEVTALAQKAIGATASIGVAMTGCNLPEEEGGAARIKDGHVELGLGIHGEPGAQTLPTVNSRELIQVMVDKLSAHLPAQGPVAALINNLGGVSPLEMSVLTKELVHSALRDRLSYLIGPAPLVSALDMKGFSLSLLALDATLTTALLAEVETAGWQPAVRWQPLTRQQAANPRQTTRVTPSVNARTGNIIDVVTETLLTLENELNRLDSLVGDGDTGTTFAAGAREIATLNREGQLPQDDPAALLTLIGDKLATIMGGSSGVLMSIFFTAAGQQVAEGQPLAQALLAGLQQMKHYGGAERGDRTLIDALQPALEALAEGADLRHAADAARAGADATAAMDKANAGRSAYLNSDNLTGHKDPGAYAIEKAFANLAAQAG is encoded by the coding sequence ATGTCCAAATTTTTTATGAACACCCGCAACGCCCTGGTCAATGATGCCATTGAGGGCACGATTGTCGGTTCACGCTGGCAAAACCTCGTTCAGCTCGACGTGGACCCCTTTATCCGGGTCGTGGTGCGTAAAGAGTGGCAAAAAGATCGGGTCGCGCTGATTTCCGGCGGCGGCTCGGGCCATGAGCCGGCCCACGTGGGATTTGTCGGCAAAGGGATGCTGACCGCGGCGGTTTGCGGCGATATTTTCGCCTCCCCCAGCGTCGATGCCGTTCTCAGCGCTATTCTCGCGGTTACCGGCGAGCCGGGTTGTCTGTTAATTGTGAAAAACTATACCGGCGATCGCCTTAACTTCGGGTTGGCGGCGGAGAAAGCTAAACGCCTGGGCTATCGGGTCGAGCTGGTGATGGTAGATGACGATATCTCCCTGCCGGACAACAAGCAGCCGCGCGGCATCGCCGGGACCGCCCTTATCCATAAAATTGCCGGCTACGCGGCCGAGCAGGGGCTTACGCTTGCGGAGGTGACCGCGCTGGCGCAGAAAGCTATCGGCGCAACCGCCAGTATTGGCGTGGCGATGACCGGCTGTAACCTACCGGAAGAAGAAGGCGGCGCTGCACGCATCAAAGACGGCCATGTCGAACTGGGACTGGGCATACACGGCGAGCCGGGCGCGCAGACGCTGCCGACCGTTAATAGCCGCGAACTTATCCAGGTGATGGTGGATAAGCTCAGCGCCCATCTCCCCGCCCAGGGGCCTGTGGCGGCGCTGATAAACAACCTTGGCGGCGTCTCTCCCCTGGAAATGAGCGTGCTCACCAAAGAGCTGGTCCATTCTGCGTTGCGCGATCGCCTGAGCTATCTTATCGGCCCGGCGCCGCTGGTCAGTGCGCTGGATATGAAGGGGTTCTCGCTGTCGTTGCTGGCGCTGGACGCTACCCTGACCACCGCGCTGCTAGCGGAGGTGGAAACCGCCGGCTGGCAACCGGCGGTGCGCTGGCAACCGCTGACTCGGCAACAAGCCGCTAATCCCCGCCAAACGACACGCGTCACGCCATCCGTTAACGCCCGCACGGGTAATATTATCGACGTCGTTACCGAAACCCTGCTGACGCTGGAAAACGAGCTTAACCGGCTTGATAGCCTGGTGGGAGACGGCGATACCGGCACCACCTTCGCCGCCGGCGCACGTGAAATCGCCACGCTGAACCGTGAAGGTCAATTACCCCAGGACGATCCCGCGGCGCTGCTGACGCTAATAGGCGATAAACTGGCCACCATTATGGGCGGCTCCAGCGGCGTATTGATGTCAATATTCTTTACCGCGGCCGGTCAGCAGGTGGCCGAAGGCCAACCGTTGGCGCAGGCGCTGCTGGCCGGCCTTCAGCAAATGAAACATTACGGCGGCGCCGAGCGCGGCGACCGTACCCTTATCGATGCGCTGCAACCGGCGCTGGAGGCGCTGGCCGAGGGCGCTGACCTGCGCCATGCGGCGGATGCCGCCCGCGCGGGGGCCGACGCCACCGCTGCTATGGATAAGGCGAACGCCGGCCGGTCCGCCTATCTCAATAGCGACAACCTCACCGGCCATAAAGATCCGGGCGCGTATGCGATAGAGAAAGCGTTTGCTAATCTGGCGGCGCAAGCGGGGTAA
- a CDS encoding Gfo/Idh/MocA family oxidoreductase encodes MKKYALVGTGGRAGLYINAIATDFSVRARWVAFCDTNRVRMAYANRLIGARGHAPVTLYHAQEFDRMIAETRPDVVIVTSIDRTHHHYIVRAMELGCDVVSEKPMTIDEDKCQAILDAIRRTGRQLRVTFNYRYAPHHSKIRELLAAGTIGEVFSVHFEWLLNTQHGADYFRRWHRDKRNSGGLLVHKSTHHFDLVNFWLGSEPETVYAQGDLRFYGRANAEQRGITDFYARCHQNPAAERDPFALHMAPSPTLRALYLEAEQEDGYFRDKSVFDDGISIEDVMGVMVRYKNRAIMTYSLNAYLPWEGLNVVFNGSQGRLEMKLVEKSYVNGGGEQAQEGALDECDIRVFPMFGDAYRVDVPPQAGGHGGGDRVMLNDLFGAPVDDPLRRAAGFRDGALSIMTGIAANRSLRTEAPVKISALAISLPD; translated from the coding sequence ATGAAAAAATATGCGTTAGTCGGCACCGGGGGACGCGCCGGTCTTTATATCAACGCCATCGCGACGGATTTCAGCGTCCGGGCGCGCTGGGTGGCGTTCTGCGATACCAACCGCGTCAGAATGGCCTACGCCAACCGGCTCATCGGCGCACGGGGACACGCGCCGGTAACGCTCTATCATGCGCAGGAATTCGATCGCATGATCGCCGAGACTCGACCGGATGTGGTCATCGTCACCTCTATCGATCGCACCCATCATCATTATATCGTGCGGGCGATGGAACTGGGCTGCGATGTGGTCAGCGAAAAACCGATGACTATCGATGAAGATAAGTGCCAGGCTATTCTGGACGCTATCCGGCGCACCGGCAGGCAGTTACGCGTCACTTTCAATTATCGCTACGCGCCGCACCACAGCAAAATCCGCGAGCTGCTGGCGGCCGGTACCATTGGCGAGGTCTTCTCGGTTCATTTTGAATGGCTGCTGAATACCCAGCACGGCGCGGATTATTTTCGCCGCTGGCATCGCGATAAACGCAACAGCGGCGGGCTGCTGGTCCATAAATCGACGCATCATTTCGATTTGGTCAATTTCTGGCTGGGTAGCGAGCCGGAGACGGTTTACGCCCAGGGAGATTTACGTTTTTACGGCCGGGCTAACGCCGAACAGCGCGGCATCACGGATTTCTACGCTCGCTGCCACCAAAACCCGGCGGCCGAGCGCGACCCCTTCGCGCTGCACATGGCGCCAAGCCCGACCCTGCGCGCCCTTTATCTGGAAGCGGAACAGGAAGACGGCTATTTTCGCGATAAAAGCGTGTTTGACGACGGCATCAGCATTGAGGACGTCATGGGGGTGATGGTGCGCTATAAAAACCGTGCCATCATGACCTATTCGCTTAACGCTTATCTCCCTTGGGAAGGGCTCAACGTGGTGTTCAACGGCAGCCAAGGAAGACTTGAAATGAAACTGGTAGAAAAATCCTATGTCAACGGCGGCGGCGAACAGGCGCAGGAAGGCGCGCTGGACGAGTGTGATATCCGCGTGTTCCCGATGTTTGGCGACGCGTACCGGGTAGACGTCCCGCCTCAGGCCGGCGGCCACGGCGGCGGCGATCGGGTGATGCTAAACGATCTGTTTGGCGCGCCGGTGGATGATCCATTACGGCGCGCCGCGGGATTTCGCGACGGCGCGCTGTCGATAATGACCGGTATCGCCGCCAACCGTTCTTTGCGCACCGAAGCGCCGGTTAAGATTAGCGCGTTAGCGATTTCGTTGCCCGATTGA
- a CDS encoding transcriptional regulator produces MYHYTDCGLETVWLTNGYRCGKQGEHVQVDIEDKPALHQVLAKLLINRRNLLSCHEIRFLRREMSMSVHELASVMGVQSDVIERWERGETGLPRVADVSLRALFVGSRLEESEPGLYLHILSETECRQSSETLFLTYADKGWRQSFLRDSC; encoded by the coding sequence ATGTATCATTACACTGATTGTGGTTTGGAAACCGTTTGGCTCACCAACGGCTACCGCTGCGGGAAGCAGGGGGAGCACGTCCAGGTAGACATCGAAGATAAACCCGCTCTGCATCAGGTATTGGCAAAACTACTCATCAATCGACGTAACCTTTTATCCTGTCATGAAATACGCTTTCTGCGCCGTGAAATGAGCATGAGCGTTCATGAACTGGCGTCGGTGATGGGGGTGCAAAGCGATGTGATTGAACGCTGGGAGCGCGGTGAAACCGGTCTCCCGCGGGTCGCGGATGTTTCGCTGCGGGCGTTATTTGTCGGTTCGCGGCTAGAGGAAAGCGAGCCGGGACTATATCTGCACATCTTGTCGGAAACTGAGTGCCGGCAGTCCAGCGAAACGCTGTTTTTAACGTACGCCGACAAGGGATGGCGGCAAAGCTTTCTGCGTGATAGCTGCTAA
- the kduD gene encoding 2-dehydro-3-deoxy-D-gluconate 5-dehydrogenase KduD, with protein MVLNAFQLTGKVALITGCNTGLGQAMALALAQAGCDIIGVNRSEPAETAARITRLGRRFYGLNADLSDTRVIPDILSQALAHAGRIDILVNNAGIILRQDAVDFTEQEWDAVMDLNSKSLFFLSQAVARQFIRQGDGGKIINVASLLSFQGGIRVASYTASKSAVMGITRLLANEWAQHGINVNAIAPGYMATNNTDSLRASAVRNQEILARIPAGRWGEPADVMGPVVFLASAAADYINGYTLAVDGGWLAR; from the coding sequence ATGGTACTCAACGCATTTCAATTAACGGGTAAGGTCGCACTAATAACGGGTTGTAATACGGGACTGGGGCAGGCGATGGCTCTCGCGCTGGCACAAGCCGGCTGCGATATCATTGGCGTGAACCGCAGCGAACCGGCTGAGACGGCGGCGCGCATCACCCGTCTTGGCAGACGGTTTTATGGGCTGAATGCCGATTTAAGCGATACTCGCGTGATCCCCGACATCCTCAGCCAGGCGCTGGCGCACGCGGGCAGAATTGATATTCTGGTCAACAACGCAGGCATCATTTTGCGCCAAGATGCCGTTGATTTTACAGAGCAAGAGTGGGACGCGGTGATGGATCTGAACAGTAAATCGCTGTTTTTCTTATCGCAGGCGGTCGCGCGGCAGTTCATCCGCCAGGGGGATGGCGGCAAAATCATTAATGTCGCCTCACTGCTCTCTTTCCAGGGCGGGATCCGTGTGGCGTCGTATACCGCCTCGAAAAGCGCCGTGATGGGCATTACCCGCCTGCTGGCCAACGAATGGGCTCAGCACGGTATTAACGTGAACGCTATCGCCCCCGGCTATATGGCGACCAACAATACCGACTCGCTGCGCGCCAGTGCGGTCCGCAATCAAGAAATTCTGGCGCGTATCCCCGCCGGTCGCTGGGGCGAGCCGGCCGATGTCATGGGGCCTGTGGTGTTTCTCGCCTCTGCCGCGGCCGATTACATCAACGGCTACACGCTCGCCGTAGATGGTGGGTGGTTGGCACGTTAA
- a CDS encoding RpiB/LacA/LacB family sugar-phosphate isomerase, with protein sequence MKIALINENSQAAKNELIFNTLKGAVTPLGHEVFNYGMYSAEDPHSLTYVQNGILAAIVLNAGAADYVVTGCGTGAGAMLACNSFPGVICGLAVDPSDGYMFAQINDGNAISLPFAKGFGWGAELNMQYIFEKLFGSKGGQGYPRDRVVPEQRNKKILDGVKAVAYRDLLSILKDLDQDLVKGAVSGEKFKHYFFAHCQDKVIGSYIETLLA encoded by the coding sequence ATGAAAATTGCCTTAATTAATGAAAACAGCCAAGCGGCGAAAAATGAATTGATCTTCAATACCCTAAAGGGGGCGGTGACACCGCTCGGGCATGAGGTGTTCAATTACGGGATGTACTCCGCCGAAGACCCCCATTCGCTGACCTATGTGCAAAATGGGATCTTGGCCGCCATTGTGTTGAACGCGGGCGCGGCGGATTATGTGGTAACCGGCTGCGGCACCGGCGCCGGCGCCATGTTGGCCTGTAATTCTTTCCCGGGCGTCATTTGCGGCCTGGCGGTCGATCCCTCCGACGGCTATATGTTTGCGCAAATCAATGACGGCAACGCCATCTCGCTGCCGTTTGCCAAAGGCTTTGGCTGGGGCGCGGAACTGAATATGCAGTATATCTTTGAAAAACTCTTTGGTAGCAAAGGCGGTCAGGGGTACCCCCGCGATCGGGTGGTGCCGGAGCAGCGCAACAAAAAAATCCTCGATGGCGTCAAAGCGGTGGCTTACCGCGATTTGCTCTCCATCTTGAAAGATCTGGACCAGGATTTGGTCAAAGGTGCCGTCAGCGGCGAAAAGTTCAAGCACTATTTCTTCGCCCATTGTCAGGATAAGGTTATCGGCAGTTATATCGAGACCCTGCTGGCGTGA
- the treA gene encoding alpha,alpha-trehalase TreA gives MITRSFRWTWKSFITLGAALSTASGLVKPLPPVKRTPQDETPQSPDIMLGQLYIDVQTAKLYPDQKTFADAVPRRAPAAIIADYQNKRLRKNFNLRHFVDKNFIFPTDRVKYVPPTGQSLREHIITLWPVLTRNDARVRPHDSLLPMPYDYVVPGGRFREIYYWDSYFTMLGLAESGKWDLVRGMTDNFAHEINVFGRIPNGNRSYYISRSQPPFFSLMVDLLAGHDGGEVYERYLPQMKKEYDYWMEGYESLDPGVAAGRLARMHDGAFLNRYWDDEDTPRTESYLDDILTASEAKDRPAAEVYRDLRAGAASGWDFSSRWFDNPLELSSIRTTSILPVDLNALIYHLEHTLANACHMTGDNEAAGRYSLAAQARKAAINHHLWNEAEGYYADYDWLLGKLREQLTAATVFPLYNKIAPPDYARRTAEVIRLQLLKQGGMITTTNVSGQQWDAPNGWAPLQWVAVEGLRHYGEEALAEEIATRFLGNVQRLYNNQHKLVEKYVVEGSGLGGGGGGEYPLQDGFGWTNGVTLKLMVMYCGQSQDNVENVEELLAEADSRQRALAAS, from the coding sequence ATGATTACACGCTCTTTCCGGTGGACCTGGAAATCTTTTATCACATTAGGAGCCGCATTAAGCACAGCGTCCGGGCTGGTAAAACCCCTGCCACCGGTAAAGCGCACGCCGCAGGATGAAACGCCGCAGTCGCCAGATATCATGCTGGGCCAGCTTTACATCGATGTACAAACCGCCAAACTCTATCCCGATCAGAAAACGTTTGCCGATGCGGTGCCTCGCCGGGCGCCCGCGGCCATCATCGCGGATTATCAGAACAAACGTTTGCGGAAAAATTTCAATCTGCGCCATTTTGTCGACAAAAACTTTATTTTCCCTACCGACCGGGTGAAATATGTGCCGCCGACCGGGCAAAGTCTGCGTGAACACATCATCACGTTATGGCCGGTATTGACCCGTAATGACGCCAGGGTACGCCCCCATGATTCGTTATTGCCGATGCCCTACGACTATGTCGTGCCGGGGGGGCGTTTCCGCGAAATTTACTATTGGGACAGCTATTTTACCATGTTAGGCCTCGCCGAGAGCGGGAAATGGGACCTGGTGCGCGGCATGACCGATAATTTCGCACATGAAATCAACGTATTCGGCCGTATTCCCAACGGCAACCGCAGTTATTATATCAGCCGCTCCCAGCCGCCGTTTTTCTCGCTCATGGTGGATCTTCTCGCCGGTCACGATGGCGGCGAAGTGTATGAGCGCTATTTACCGCAAATGAAGAAAGAGTACGACTATTGGATGGAAGGGTATGAAAGCCTGGATCCCGGCGTTGCGGCAGGGCGTTTGGCCCGCATGCACGATGGCGCCTTTTTAAACCGCTATTGGGATGATGAGGATACGCCGCGGACCGAATCCTATCTGGACGACATTCTTACCGCCAGCGAGGCAAAGGATCGACCTGCGGCGGAAGTCTATCGCGATTTGCGCGCGGGCGCCGCGTCCGGTTGGGATTTCAGTTCGCGCTGGTTTGATAATCCTTTGGAGCTTTCTTCCATCCGTACCACCTCCATCCTGCCGGTGGATCTGAACGCGCTGATATACCATTTGGAGCATACGCTGGCCAACGCCTGCCATATGACCGGCGATAACGAGGCGGCAGGCCGCTACAGCCTGGCGGCGCAAGCCCGAAAAGCGGCAATCAATCACCATTTGTGGAATGAAGCCGAAGGCTATTACGCCGACTACGACTGGCTGTTAGGAAAGTTGCGCGAACAATTGACCGCCGCAACAGTATTCCCGCTCTACAATAAAATCGCGCCGCCGGATTACGCGCGCCGCACCGCCGAGGTGATCCGATTGCAGCTGCTTAAGCAGGGCGGCATGATCACCACCACCAATGTCTCGGGTCAGCAGTGGGATGCCCCTAACGGCTGGGCGCCGCTGCAGTGGGTGGCGGTGGAGGGGCTGCGCCATTACGGCGAAGAGGCGCTGGCGGAGGAGATAGCCACCCGTTTTCTCGGCAACGTACAGCGGCTTTATAATAACCAGCATAAACTGGTGGAAAAATATGTGGTGGAAGGCAGCGGTTTAGGCGGCGGCGGCGGCGGGGAATATCCGTTGCAGGACGGCTTCGGCTGGACGAACGGCGTAACTTTGAAGCTGATGGTGATGTACTGCGGTCAATCGCAGGACAACGTGGAAAACGTCGAGGAGCTGCTTGCCGAAGCGGATAGTCGCCAGCGAGCCTTGGCGGCGTCTTGA
- a CDS encoding alpha/beta hydrolase: MAIIKRLTQLANAVFCGVFSLSKKMIIGLLILLAVFFIGRVYESQQGPALHRWHTWVPDEMTAADIDKATFAEYLAKEDALFRAMKANVTDKITPEEATPLNRYYAGSLVYPGKFARDWNRSYVLMPAGQPRGAVVLLHGLTDTPYSLKSIAEDYQQQGFVAVAPRLPGHGTVPAALTSVDWEDWLAATRLAVREATRLAGPTMPLHLVGFSNGGALAMKYSLDSLDDNRLRKPQQIILLSPMIGVTAFARFAGLAGLPSIFPAFAKAAWLGIVPEFNPFKYNSFPVKAARQSYLLTQALQRQIIQDARSHKLDELPPVLTFQSVMDSTVSTRAVVQSLYNHLKDNGSELVIFDINQAVSFRPLFRRSSWTAAATLLPARPRRYTTSVITNASESALDTVARITPAGQEKEIIEPLNIRYPQEMYSLSHVALPFPVSDSLYGSQPADEKQYGISFGTLSMRGESSALIVGLESLMRATSNPFFPYLLERINHNIACSHQPDVVQCLRSL, translated from the coding sequence ATGGCAATAATAAAGCGGCTTACTCAGCTCGCCAATGCCGTCTTTTGCGGCGTCTTTTCGCTGTCGAAAAAGATGATAATAGGTCTTTTGATACTCTTGGCGGTTTTTTTCATTGGCCGCGTTTACGAGTCACAGCAAGGTCCGGCGCTGCACCGCTGGCATACCTGGGTGCCGGATGAAATGACGGCCGCCGATATTGATAAGGCTACGTTTGCGGAGTATCTGGCGAAAGAAGACGCCCTATTTCGCGCTATGAAGGCCAACGTCACGGATAAAATTACGCCGGAGGAAGCCACGCCGCTTAACCGTTATTATGCCGGCAGCCTGGTCTATCCGGGGAAATTTGCCCGTGACTGGAATCGTTCCTATGTGCTGATGCCGGCAGGACAGCCTCGCGGCGCGGTGGTGCTGCTGCATGGGCTGACCGATACGCCCTATAGTTTGAAAAGCATCGCCGAGGACTATCAGCAGCAGGGGTTTGTTGCCGTGGCGCCGCGCCTGCCCGGTCACGGCACGGTGCCGGCGGCCCTTACCAGCGTCGACTGGGAGGACTGGCTGGCGGCGACGCGGCTGGCGGTGCGTGAAGCGACGCGGCTGGCGGGGCCGACGATGCCGCTACATCTCGTCGGGTTTTCCAACGGCGGCGCGCTGGCGATGAAATATTCGCTGGATAGTCTGGACGATAATCGGTTGCGTAAACCGCAACAGATTATCTTGCTTTCGCCGATGATAGGCGTTACCGCTTTCGCCCGCTTTGCCGGACTCGCCGGGCTGCCGTCGATATTTCCCGCCTTTGCCAAAGCGGCGTGGCTCGGCATTGTGCCGGAATTTAACCCCTTTAAGTACAATTCTTTCCCCGTAAAGGCGGCGCGGCAATCTTATTTGCTTACCCAGGCGCTGCAGCGGCAGATTATACAGGATGCGCGCAGTCATAAACTCGATGAACTGCCCCCCGTGTTGACTTTCCAATCCGTCATGGACTCCACGGTAAGCACGCGCGCGGTAGTACAATCGCTGTACAACCATCTGAAGGATAATGGTAGCGAGCTGGTTATCTTCGATATTAATCAGGCCGTCAGTTTCCGCCCGCTGTTCCGGCGTTCGTCCTGGACCGCGGCGGCGACGCTATTGCCAGCACGGCCGCGGCGTTATACCACCTCGGTCATCACCAACGCCTCTGAAAGCGCGTTGGACACCGTTGCCAGAATCACCCCGGCCGGGCAGGAAAAAGAGATTATTGAGCCGTTGAATATCCGCTATCCGCAGGAAATGTACTCCCTCTCCCATGTTGCCCTTCCTTTCCCGGTGTCGGATTCGTTATACGGCAGCCAGCCGGCCGATGAGAAGCAGTATGGCATCAGCTTCGGCACCCTCTCCATGCGGGGGGAGTCGTCGGCGTTAATCGTTGGGCTTGAGTCGCTCATGCGGGCCACCTCCAATCCGTTCTTTCCCTATTTGCTTGAGCGCATTAACCATAATATCGCCTGTAGCCATCAGCCGGATGTGGTGCAGTGCTTACGGTCGCTTTAA
- a CDS encoding universal stress protein has protein sequence MYKNILVPVDIFSPGLADKALRHAEFLAKSSAGQIHLVNIIQKFSPILTRGFVSDARKMEAFLNRSAKEKLVDLTKKIDLPQDNVHLHIRAGNIRDEVTRAADELEADVIIIGSRNTNIQTHLLGSDAADIVRYARVPVFVIR, from the coding sequence ATGTACAAGAATATACTCGTTCCGGTCGATATTTTTTCGCCGGGTTTGGCGGATAAAGCCCTCCGCCATGCTGAATTTCTGGCAAAAAGTTCGGCTGGACAGATCCATTTAGTGAATATCATCCAGAAATTTTCCCCCATACTTACGCGTGGCTTTGTTTCCGACGCGCGCAAGATGGAAGCGTTTCTCAACCGGTCTGCAAAAGAAAAGCTGGTTGATTTGACTAAGAAAATAGATTTGCCGCAGGACAATGTTCATCTGCATATCCGCGCCGGCAATATTCGCGATGAGGTCACGCGGGCCGCGGATGAATTAGAGGCTGATGTCATCATCATTGGCTCCCGCAATACCAATATCCAGACTCATCTGCTTGGCTCCGATGCCGCGGACATTGTGCGTTATGCCCGTGTTCCGGTTTTTGTTATTCGCTGA